From the Brachyhypopomus gauderio isolate BG-103 chromosome 5, BGAUD_0.2, whole genome shotgun sequence genome, one window contains:
- the appl2 gene encoding DCC-interacting protein 13-beta produces the protein MPAVHKLLLEEALQDSPQTRSLLSVFEEDAGTLTDYTNKLLQSMQRVFGAQNEMSLATEQLSKQLLEYEKQNFALGKGDEEVINMLQHFAKTVEELNSLHADLATQIADKMVFPMVQFREKDLTEISTLKEIFGIATDEHEAAMVKYSRLPKKKENEKLKAEAVREVAYCRRKQHQASMQYYCALNALQYRKRVAMLDPLLGYTQAQISFFKRGMELVSKKMDTFLASVNSMTQSIQAQLDAEAESMRLSQREFLSVEDTVYMPDHDREPVNRTLIQKAGYLNIRNKTGLVTTAWDRLYFFTQGGNLMCQPRGAVAGGMVMDLDNCSVMAVECEDRRYCFQITSPTGKTSMILQAESKREYEEWICTINNISRQIYLTDNPEAVAIRLNQTAIQAVTPITSFEKRAEGSPNPDRARPGGLAPRSSKKVPAVLEAEDLIAPGTPIQFDIVLPASEFLDQNRAGGRRTNPFGETEESSASADDSLLQQVFGVRFLGSMAVRSGHTPEVIYEAMRQVLAARAIHNIFKTAESHLMVTSSCLRLIDPQTQVTRISFPLRDVTRFAAHQENPRLMGFVVEGVDWSEGAEEGRPSFRAFVFESSTEGEKICYTVNLGKEITEAKKDPKALAQLMKSMPLTNDGKFLLLANEAGRTANEGVQDDQESEA, from the exons ACACGCTCGCTGCTCAGTGTGTTTGAGGAGGATGCCGGGACTCTCACAGACTACACCAACAAGCTCCTGCAGTCTATGCAAAGAGTGTTTGgggcacag aatgAAATGTCCCTGGCCACAGAACAGCTCTCCAAACAGTTACTTGAATATGAGAAACAG AACTTTGCTTTGGGGAAGGGAGATGAAGAGGTAATCAACATGCTTCAACACTTTGCCAAAACAGTGGAAGAG ctaaACTCCCTGCATGCTGACTTGGCCACCCAGATTGCTGACAAGATGGTGTTTCCAATGGTACAGTTCAGAGAGAAGGACCTCACTG AAATAAGTACACTGAAAGAGATATTTGGAATCGCCACTGATG AGCATGAGGCAGCTATGGTTAAATACAGTCGACTCCCcaagaagaaagaaaatgaaaag CTGAAGGCTGAAGCAGTCCGAGAGGTAGCCTACTGCCGGAGGAAGCAGCACCAGGCCTCTATGCAGTATTACTGCGCCCTCAACGCCTTACAGTACAGGAAGAGAGTGGCCATGCTGGATCCCTTGCTGGgctacacacaagcacag ATAAGCTTCTTTAAGAGAGGAATGGAACTGGTCTCCAAGAAAATGGACACTTTTCTGGCTTCTGTGAACAGTATGACTCAGAG TATTCAGGCCCAGTTAGATGCGGAGGCAGAAAGCATGCGTTTGTCACAGCGAGAGTTcttgtcagtggaggacacggTCTATATGCCTGATCACGACCGCGAGCCAGTCAACCGAACGCTCATCCAGAAAGCAGGCTACCTCAACATCAGGAA TAAGACGGGCCTGGTGACCACTGCCTGGGACCGGCTGTATTTCTTCACCCAGGGAGGGAACCTGATGTGTCAGCCGCGCGGAGCAGTGGCTGGGGGCATGGTGATGGACCTGGACAACTGCTCCGTCATGGCCGTGGAGTGTGAGGACAGGCGTTACTGCTTCCAGATCACATCACCTACTGGGAAAAC GTCTATGATTCTTCAAGCAGAGAGCAAAAGGGAGTATGAAGAG TGGATCTGCACTATTAACAACATTTCTAGGCAGATCTACCTAACGGATAATCCTGAG GCCGTGGCCATCAGGCTGAATCAGACGGCCATCCAGGCGGTCACGCCCATCACGAGCTTTGAAAAAAGAGCGGAGGGCTCCCCCAACCCTGACCG GGCCCGGCCTGGTGGACTGGCCCCTCGGAGCAGTAAAAAGGTCCCTGCTGTCCTTGAGGCCGAAGACCTAATCGCACCAGGAACGCCCATCCAGTTCGACATTGTGTTGCCCGCATCCGAGTTCCTGGACCAGAACAGAGCCGGAGGGAG ACGCACAAATCCTTTTGGCGAGACAGAAGAAAGCTCTGCAAGTGCTGATG actccctGCTTCAgcaggtgtttggtgtgcgttTTCTGGGCTCCATGGCCGTGCGCTCAGGACACACACCAGAAGTGATCTACGAGGCCATGAGGCAGGTGCTTGCAGCACGGGCTATACACAACATCTTCAAAACAGCCGAATCCCACCTGATGGTGACCAGCAGCTGCCTCAG GTTGATTGATCCTCAGACACAGGTCACTAGAATAAGT TTCCCGCTGAGGGACGTGACTCGATTTGCGGCGCACCAGGAGAACCCCAGGCTCATGGGCTTcgtggtggagggagtggacTGGAGTGAGGGGGCAGAGGAGGGCCGCCCGTCCTTCAGGGCCTTCGTGTTCGAGAGCAGCACCGAGGGAGAGAAG ATCTGTTACACAGTAAACTTAGGGAAGGAGATTACAGAGGCAAAGAAG GACCCCAAGGCTCTGGCCCAGTTGATGAAGTCCATGCCCCTTACCAACGACGGAAAGTTCCTGCTGCTGGCGAACGAGGCGGGACGCACTGCTAACGAGGGAGTTCAGGACGACCAGGAGTCTGAGGCCtga